In a single window of the Atlantibacter hermannii genome:
- the yicI gene encoding putative glucosidase produces MLEKGLFRVAISRNTGWALEKTWSIAPEKDVPWEGRSRDDLSGFSLPGYSIEETDECLVIATDTLRVTVHQPLWLEWHYRDTHGEWQLLASDRSTSAYLINPHGDGVAHYQHRLDGDRYYGLGEKAGPLQRTGKRYEMRNLDAMGYNAAHTDPLYKHIPFTITKREKVSFGLFYDNLSSCWFGLGNEIDNYHRPYRRWQAEAGDIDYYLFVGERVVDITKAFVRLTGKTLFGPKWSLGYSGSTMHYTDAPDAQQQLMNFIRLCKEHAIPCDSFQLSSGYTSINNKRYVFNWNYDKVPQPKALSQAFHDAGLRLAANIKPCLLQDHPRYHEVAEKGLFIRDSETGQPERSSFWDDEGSNLDFTNPDTIAWWQEGVTTQLLEMGIDSTWNDNNEFEVWDSEARCHGFGTPIAIKHIRPVMPLLMMRASLEAQQRFAPDKRPYLISRSGCAGMQRYVQTWSGDNRTSWETLRFNTRMGVGMSLSGLYNVGHDVGGFSGDRPDPELFVRWVQNGVMHPRFTIHSWNDDHTVNEPWMYPAITPAIRSAIELRYRLLPWFYTLLWQAHADDEPMLRPTFLDHEHDAQTFEECDEFMLGKDLLVASVVEPGARERTLWLPANTEGWYDFYTGVWYSGGQWITLAAPLETLPLLVRAGAGLPLSARLAHTSPAEDTTRELKLFPLKGAGTRCGLLFEDDGESWGYQEGNALWLEWEMACDAATIRLTISTRGDYRPAWRELTVTLPPDEHRQLLINGEAIRCWQF; encoded by the coding sequence GTGCTGGAAAAAGGGTTATTTCGCGTGGCGATTTCCCGCAATACCGGCTGGGCGCTGGAGAAGACCTGGAGTATCGCACCGGAAAAGGACGTGCCCTGGGAAGGCCGCAGCCGTGACGATCTCAGCGGCTTTTCCCTGCCGGGTTACAGCATAGAAGAAACGGATGAGTGTCTGGTCATCGCCACCGATACCCTGCGGGTGACGGTGCATCAGCCGCTGTGGCTGGAATGGCATTACCGGGATACGCACGGCGAGTGGCAGTTGCTGGCCAGCGACCGGTCTACCAGCGCTTATCTGATTAACCCCCACGGCGACGGGGTGGCGCATTATCAACATCGTCTGGATGGCGATCGCTATTACGGGCTGGGTGAAAAGGCAGGCCCGCTGCAGCGAACCGGTAAACGTTATGAAATGCGTAACCTGGATGCCATGGGTTACAACGCCGCCCATACCGATCCGCTGTATAAACATATCCCGTTTACCATCACCAAACGCGAGAAGGTCAGTTTCGGGCTGTTTTACGACAACCTGAGTAGCTGCTGGTTTGGCCTCGGCAACGAGATCGACAACTATCACCGTCCGTACCGTCGCTGGCAGGCGGAAGCCGGGGACATCGATTATTACCTGTTCGTCGGCGAGCGGGTGGTGGATATTACAAAAGCGTTTGTTCGTCTGACCGGCAAAACGCTCTTTGGCCCGAAATGGAGCCTGGGTTACAGCGGTTCGACCATGCATTACACCGATGCGCCCGATGCCCAGCAGCAGCTGATGAATTTCATCCGTCTGTGCAAGGAACATGCGATCCCCTGCGATTCGTTCCAGTTGTCATCGGGTTATACCTCCATCAATAACAAACGCTACGTGTTTAACTGGAACTACGACAAAGTGCCGCAGCCGAAAGCGCTGAGCCAGGCGTTTCACGATGCCGGTTTGCGGCTGGCGGCCAATATCAAGCCCTGTCTGTTGCAGGATCATCCGCGCTATCACGAAGTGGCGGAAAAAGGCCTGTTTATTCGCGATTCAGAAACGGGCCAGCCGGAACGCTCCAGCTTCTGGGATGACGAAGGTTCCAACCTGGATTTTACCAACCCGGACACCATTGCATGGTGGCAGGAGGGGGTCACCACGCAACTGCTGGAAATGGGCATTGATTCCACCTGGAATGATAATAATGAGTTTGAGGTGTGGGACAGCGAGGCTCGCTGCCACGGTTTCGGGACGCCCATCGCCATTAAGCATATTCGCCCCGTCATGCCGCTTTTGATGATGCGCGCCTCGCTGGAAGCGCAACAACGCTTTGCGCCAGACAAACGTCCGTATCTGATTTCGCGTTCCGGTTGCGCCGGGATGCAGCGTTATGTGCAAACCTGGAGCGGGGATAACCGCACCAGTTGGGAAACGCTACGCTTTAACACCCGTATGGGCGTCGGGATGAGCCTTTCCGGGCTCTATAACGTCGGTCATGACGTCGGCGGATTTTCCGGCGATCGTCCGGATCCGGAGCTGTTTGTTCGCTGGGTACAAAATGGCGTGATGCATCCTCGTTTCACTATCCATTCATGGAATGACGATCACACAGTCAATGAACCCTGGATGTACCCGGCCATCACGCCCGCCATCCGCAGCGCCATTGAACTGCGTTATCGCTTACTGCCGTGGTTCTATACCCTGCTCTGGCAAGCCCATGCCGATGATGAACCAATGTTGCGCCCGACATTCCTCGATCACGAACACGATGCGCAGACGTTTGAAGAGTGCGATGAGTTTATGCTCGGTAAAGATCTGCTGGTCGCCAGCGTGGTTGAACCCGGTGCGCGGGAACGGACGCTGTGGCTGCCCGCCAACACCGAAGGCTGGTACGATTTTTACACCGGCGTCTGGTACAGCGGCGGGCAGTGGATCACGCTGGCAGCACCGCTTGAAACCCTGCCGCTGCTGGTACGCGCCGGTGCCGGGCTTCCCCTGAGCGCACGCCTGGCTCATACCAGCCCGGCGGAAGACACGACACGCGAACTGAAGCTCTTCCCGTTGAAAGGTGCGGGAACACGTTGCGGCCTGCTGTTTGAAGACGATGGCGAAAGCTGGGGATATCAGGAAGGTAATGCGCTGTGGCTGGAATGGGAAATGGCGTGCGACGCCGCCACAATCCGCCTGACAATTTCCACTCGCGGCGATTACCGCCCTGCCTGGCGCGAACTGACGGTCACACTGCCGCCTGATGAACATCGCCAGTTATTGATTAATGGCGAAGCCATCCGGTGCTGGCAATTCTGA
- the ybl163 gene encoding ybl163 — MSQGVNEELAAGKTRRIVKNLRWWVLVLFLMGVTVNYITRNSLGILAPELKASLGITTEQYSWIVGAFQLAYTLFQPLCGWLIDVIGLKLGFLICASIWALTCIFHAGAGSWVQLAMMRFVMGGAEAAATPANAKTLGNGFRKRSAR; from the coding sequence ATGAGTCAGGGTGTGAATGAGGAATTAGCCGCCGGCAAAACACGGCGCATAGTGAAAAACCTGCGCTGGTGGGTGCTGGTCCTGTTTTTAATGGGTGTCACCGTTAACTACATAACCCGCAACTCGCTGGGCATTCTGGCCCCGGAACTGAAGGCCAGCCTGGGGATTACTACCGAACAGTATTCATGGATAGTGGGCGCTTTCCAGCTGGCGTATACCCTGTTCCAGCCGCTGTGCGGCTGGCTGATTGACGTGATTGGCTTAAAGCTGGGATTTTTGATTTGCGCTTCCATCTGGGCATTAACCTGTATTTTCCACGCCGGGGCGGGAAGCTGGGTGCAACTGGCGATGATGCGTTTTGTTATGGGCGGCGCGGAAGCCGCCGCAACGCCTGCCAACGCGAAAACCCTCGGGAATGGTTTCCGAAAAAGGAGCGCCCGGTAG
- the exuT_2 gene encoding putative sugar transporter, with translation MVSEKGAPGSRRLGRVGFSIGAMLAPPIIYFAHASFGWQGAFMFTGVLALLWVLLWWLFYHNPEQHPNLSKEELAYIQQDNEPPAVKLPFFTALKTVGKNKRFYGIAIPAFMAEPAWAVMSFWVPLYLAKEHGMDLKQIAMFAWLPFLAADLGSVASGYLTRLYTRLFGCSRVNSVVASSVTGAFLMVSLAIVALTRDPYITIILISIGGFGHQIISCMLSALVVESFDKGQMATVNGMRGSCAWIASFLFSLLIGVTADKIGFNPLFIAMGFFDLIGAFFLVVFIAERRARRA, from the coding sequence ATGGTTTCCGAAAAAGGAGCGCCCGGTAGCCGCAGGCTGGGCCGGGTCGGCTTTTCCATCGGTGCCATGCTGGCCCCGCCGATTATCTATTTTGCCCACGCGTCGTTTGGCTGGCAGGGCGCGTTTATGTTCACCGGTGTCCTGGCGTTGCTGTGGGTGCTGCTGTGGTGGCTGTTCTACCATAATCCGGAACAGCACCCTAACCTCAGCAAAGAAGAACTGGCGTATATACAGCAGGATAATGAACCGCCCGCTGTAAAACTCCCCTTCTTTACCGCACTGAAAACCGTTGGCAAAAACAAACGCTTTTACGGGATCGCCATCCCTGCCTTTATGGCAGAACCAGCCTGGGCAGTGATGAGTTTTTGGGTGCCGCTGTATCTGGCGAAAGAACACGGTATGGATTTAAAACAGATTGCCATGTTTGCCTGGCTGCCGTTTCTCGCCGCCGATCTCGGCAGCGTTGCCAGCGGCTATTTAACCCGTCTGTATACGCGTCTCTTCGGTTGCAGCCGCGTGAATTCCGTGGTCGCCAGTTCGGTGACCGGCGCATTCTTAATGGTCTCGCTGGCGATTGTCGCCCTGACCCGCGATCCGTACATCACCATTATTTTGATTTCCATTGGCGGCTTCGGGCACCAAATCATCTCCTGCATGCTCAGCGCGCTGGTGGTGGAGTCGTTTGATAAAGGCCAGATGGCGACCGTAAACGGCATGCGCGGCTCCTGCGCCTGGATCGCCAGCTTTCTCTTCTCGCTGCTTATCGGCGTGACCGCCGACAAAATCGGCTTTAACCCGCTGTTTATCGCTATGGGTTTCTTCGATCTCATCGGGGCTTTCTTCCTGGTGGTATTTATCGCTGAACGCCGCGCACGTCGCGCCTGA